The genomic interval TGGAGCATTTATTCACTCAAAAGTATATAGCGATGGGAATGATTAGTTGGTTTTGGATACTGAGTGCAGTATTTATTGGAGTGTTAGTACTTGTTTCTACTAAGGCTATAAAAACCAGTAAAGATGTTGACGATTTTATGTTGGCAGGATCGAGTGTTGGTGGTTTGTTGGGAACACTGACTTATGCCGCCGCTCTTTTTAGTGCATTTATATTTATTGGAGTGCCCGATTTTTTCAGGGTTCATGGAGTAGGAGCATGGATATTTTTGCCCGTAGCCGATGGTATTATGTTTTTTATGATATTTTGGTTCGGCTATCACTTACGAAAGAAAGTAAAAGAAATTGGATATAAAGGTACCGCCGGAATGATGTCGGATATCTTCGGAAATAAATGGGCGGGATATGTTGTATTTGCAGCAGCATTTTTATTTCTGATTCCTTATGTGTCGATTCAGATTAGAGGTATATCGATGTTCTTTATAGCGATATTCCCGAATGCACTTCCTCTATGGGGGTGGGCTTTGATAATAATTTCCATGATGCTTGTTTATAGTCAGGTTGGAGGATTAAAATCGATTGTATACAGTGATGCTATTCAGGCAGTGTTGTTATTGACTGTTTTGGTAATTATTGGATACAATTCTGTTCAACATTTTGGTGATATAAAAGAAATGTTTGTTCAGGTAAAGCAAACAGACCCTAAGTTATTGTCGGCCCCTGGCCCTAAGGGTTTGTTTACTCCTCAGTTTTTGTTTACATCGTTTTTAGCTATCGTTTTACTGC from Bacteroidota bacterium carries:
- a CDS encoding sodium:solute symporter family protein; the protein is MGMISWFWILSAVFIGVLVLVSTKAIKTSKDVDDFMLAGSSVGGLLGTLTYAAALFSAFIFIGVPDFFRVHGVGAWIFLPVADGIMFFMIFWFGYHLRKKVKEIGYKGTAGMMSDIFGNKWAGYVVFAAAFLFLIPYVSIQIRGISMFFIAIFPNALPLWGWALIIISMMLVYSQVGGLKSIVYSDAIQAVLLLTVLVIIGYNSVQHFGDIKEMFVQVKQTDPKLLSAPGPKGLFTPQFLFTSFLAIVLLPVSQPQFSSRIAIMKNMTETYKMATGVGIVAFFVFASTALIGMYGSVVYPDSSTQEFVQNALLFDQSNFLAALAVVGLFAAVLSTSNAQVFALGSEFRSLLHDTELANFRLAKIAMIFFGVIVFVTSISIGDELVLLARMSFAGTAMITPIVLVGVFSKQKPGVEIIILSAIALVLFTLSLVNVVPEKMFGLRLDIVLMAVLFVTSVISVVLRKTMVKVS